The Candidatus Beckwithbacteria bacterium DNA segment AATAGATGATTTAGCTAATGTTAACTTTTATCAAATTAATTTAGCTATCCTATAACATTATAGCACAAGCAACAATATGTAAACAATATGTAGAAAAATTGCTTGCCTCTACTCTGCTATAGGCTGGGCAAATAGTTTTGCTTATGTCTACGGTACGAGAAACTATAACAATTTGTCAAGACAAAGAAATGAAGTCTTATAGCTATATATAGGAAATATGTATATAAAAGCTAAAGAGGAAAGTGAAGATAATGATTGAAATAACTTTGAATACTAAAAGTTATTTGATAGTAGAGAAAACTAACAATCATTTTAAGTAAAAGCAGCATTTTTTGCAGGAGATTAAAAGCCAATGCATACGCTGAAACTAAAAATGGCAGCAAGAGGTACAGCAAAGCCAAGTTAAAGGTAAAGATAACAATCAAAAGTTGCGGATCTTGAATTAGCAAAATCCTTGAAACTATCTTAAGTAAATCAAAATAAACAAGATAAGAGCTAAGTAAAACCATAATTAGTATAAGGAAATCTTGCAAAGTAAGAGTGAATTTAAATCTACGTACCTGATAGTGAACTTGAAATGTCTGGGGAAGAAATAAAATTTTTTTAAGCTTTGACCAACCACATTTAACATCATGCCAAACCCCAAGCCAGTAAAAAAGCGAGCGAACACAGAGAAAAAGAAGTAAAAAAAACAGTAGACAAGCAGAAAATTGAACCGCCTGCCAAGCTTCCATGACTACTCCTTTCTCAACTTGTTAATATTTTTAGTATAGAAAAATAAGATTATATTTAGCAAGAAGTAACCATTATGTACCTAAGCTACTTTTTCGATAGTAGCTCCAAGTTGTCGAAGTCTCTCATCAATAGCTTCATAACCCCGCTCAATATGCTCAATATTTGAAAGCTCACTTTTGCCATTAGCCATCAGGCCAGCAATGGTTAATGTAGCTCCCGCCCTCAAATCTGGTATATTCAAATTTTGACAGGAAAAATCAGTTGGACCATCAATGGTAATACCATGAAAACGATTTTCCGGATTAGGAAAATCAAATTCATACGCTTCTTGAGGGTTTATGAATTCGGGATCAAAAAGCTCAATTTTAGCTCCCATCTTATTTAATAAGGGCACATACTGAAACCTATTGGAAAACACAGTTTCAATCACCTGGCTTTGTCCAACCGCTTGAGTCATAAGCAATGTCCAAAGCGGTTGCCAATCAGTCATAAAACCTGGAGCTGGAGCTGTTTGCATCGCAACCGCCTTTAAAGGTTTTTCATACCAAAAGCGGATACCATAATCATCAGTTTCAAAATTAGCCTCAGCTTCTTCCAATTTTGCTAGAAAAGCTTGCATATGTTGGGCTTGAGCATTTTCAACTACCACATCTCCTTTAGTAGCAATAGCCGCAACGGCGTAAGAAACCGCTTCATTTCTATCTGGCATGACTTTATGCACTGCTCCAGACATTTTCTGGACTCCTTCAATTTCGATCACATCGTCTGATATCCGCTTAATCTTGGCTCCCATTTTTTGCAAAAAACTAATCAGATCATCGACTTCAGGTTCAGCAGCCGCATTACTAATCACTGTTTTACCTTTAGCTTTACAGGCAGCCAACAAAAGAGCTTCGGTTCCGGTATGAGTTTTTTTATCAAAGTGATAATTGGTTCCATGAAGTTGCTGGCAGCTTAAGTGAATAGTAGTACCATTATCTTCTATTTTTACCCCTAAAGCGGCCAAAGCATCAAGATGTCGATCAATCGGTCGGCTTCCCAACTTACAGCCACCAGGTACCGGAATTTGGGCAAAACCAGTGTTGGCCAGCAGGACTGCTGCAATCAAAGTTGAAGCCCTAGTTTTTTCACCTACAGCATCGCAAACTTTACCAGGTTTTTGTTTGCCTTGATTAATGAGCATGGTTCGCTCACCACAATTTTTAACAATAAAGCCTAAACCTTGTAACGCTTTTTGAGTTTCGACTACATCACCAATATTGGATAAATTAAGTAGTCTTGACTCAGTTTCTGCCAAAGTAGCGGCAATCATTAGCTTGAAACTGGCATTTTTAGCCCCTCCAATTCGGATCGCTCCATGCAGTGGCTTACCCCCCTGGATAATAAATTTTGCCATAGTTTATTTAATTAAAGTCACCCAACAATTCAATTTCTTTTATTAAACTTATATCTAATTTTTCTCGAGCTTTTGTTTCAATTTCTTCAATAAGAGTCAAAACATCTGCAGCAGTTGCCTTTCCAGTATTTTCAATAAAAGCCCCGTGTTGTGGCGAGATCCGTGCTCCACCGACTTGTTTTCCCTTAAGCTCTAAAACGTGGTCTATTATATAACCAATTGAAGGTGTTGGGAGACCTAGCCGCTCCTGATCTTCCTGATTTATATTTTGGAAAACACAGCCGCAACTGCGTTGGGGTTGATGAGCAATTTTTTGCCCACCCCAAGCACTGACTATATTTCGAGCTTTTTCTAAGTCACCTTTGTAAAACTGGAACCAGACTGTAGTAATAAATTCTTTCTGAGCATGAAAACGAGAATTATCATAAGAAAATGCAAGCTCAGCAGCTTCATAGTTTTTTATTTGTCCTGAACTATCAACTGTTTCGGCCTTGACTACAAAATCAGAAAAAAAATAGTTACCACCATGCATATTCATATATACCCCGCCACCAACCGAACCAGGAATACCACTAAACCATTCCGGACCGGTAATACCTTGATTTAAACATTTTTGGATTAGGACAGCTAGTTTTAAACCTGAACCTGCCGATACCACAACCTGTTCAGTGCTGTCATCAAAAGATGGAGCAAGTTCATTACTATAAAATTCTTTTTTATTAAGTTGGGCCAGACGAGGTTTTACTTTTTTATCAGTAGTTTTTAAAGCTTTATCAGCAATAAGTTCAAAATCTTGGATCAGATTTCGAATCACAACTCCTCTAATACCTTTATCACTAATTACCACATTACTACCCCCACCCAAAAAAGTAGTCGGTATTTGGCATTGGTTGGCAAATTCTAGAATAGAAACTGCTTCTTGCTTACTACTTACTTCGACCAAAAAATCAGCCGGACCACCAACTC contains these protein-coding regions:
- the murA gene encoding UDP-N-acetylglucosamine 1-carboxyvinyltransferase; this translates as MAKFIIQGGKPLHGAIRIGGAKNASFKLMIAATLAETESRLLNLSNIGDVVETQKALQGLGFIVKNCGERTMLINQGKQKPGKVCDAVGEKTRASTLIAAVLLANTGFAQIPVPGGCKLGSRPIDRHLDALAALGVKIEDNGTTIHLSCQQLHGTNYHFDKKTHTGTEALLLAACKAKGKTVISNAAAEPEVDDLISFLQKMGAKIKRISDDVIEIEGVQKMSGAVHKVMPDRNEAVSYAVAAIATKGDVVVENAQAQHMQAFLAKLEEAEANFETDDYGIRFWYEKPLKAVAMQTAPAPGFMTDWQPLWTLLMTQAVGQSQVIETVFSNRFQYVPLLNKMGAKIELFDPEFINPQEAYEFDFPNPENRFHGITIDGPTDFSCQNLNIPDLRAGATLTIAGLMANGKSELSNIEHIERGYEAIDERLRQLGATIEKVA
- a CDS encoding FAD-binding protein translates to MASSKQDLQKLVVRPVLEQVSLSAYTTLGVGGPADFLVEVSSKQEAVSILEFANQCQIPTTFLGGGSNVVISDKGIRGVVIRNLIQDFELIADKALKTTDKKVKPRLAQLNKKEFYSNELAPSFDDSTEQVVVSAGSGLKLAVLIQKCLNQGITGPEWFSGIPGSVGGGVYMNMHGGNYFFSDFVVKAETVDSSGQIKNYEAAELAFSYDNSRFHAQKEFITTVWFQFYKGDLEKARNIVSAWGGQKIAHQPQRSCGCVFQNINQEDQERLGLPTPSIGYIIDHVLELKGKQVGGARISPQHGAFIENTGKATAADVLTLIEEIETKAREKLDISLIKEIELLGDFN